AACGCTGTCGATAATTTTGGAATTATCCTTTGCTTCGCCCGCGCCAACGTTGATGACAACCTTTTCAAACTTCGGGATCTGCATTGTGGATTTATATCCAAATTTCTTCATGAGAGCGGGAGCTATGTCTTTTGCGTATAATTCTTTCATTCTTGACATTTTCTTTTACCTCCCGATCAAAGTGTTTCGCCGCATTTTACACAAACGCGAGCTTTTTCGCCATTTTCGAGAACTTTTGTTTTTGTTCTCACGCCTTTATCGCATTTCGGGCAATATACGTTTACTTTATCGATATAAAGCGCACCTTCGCCCTTCACGATTCCGCCGGTTTCGCCCTGTTTTCTCGGCTTTACGTGCTTGGATACGAAATTGACCCCTTCAATTATGACCTTGCGCTCCTTAGGGCTTACGGAAATGATTTTGCCCTTGTTGCCTTTTTCGTTTCCTGAGATCACCATTACGGTGTCTCCTTTTTTAATA
The Oscillospiraceae bacterium genome window above contains:
- the rplX gene encoding 50S ribosomal protein L24, whose product is MSKLSIKKGDTVMVISGNEKGNKGKIISVSPKERKVIIEGVNFVSKHVKPRKQGETGGIVKGEGALYIDKVNVYCPKCDKGVRTKTKVLENGEKARVCVKCGETL